AGACGGTCGAAGCTCCAGGCGGTGGCCCGGACCATCAGGGGCCGGAATACCCAACGGTCGAAGACGGCGCCGGCGAACCCCCAGCGCGTACGGTAATCATATCCGGTCCAGAAGCGGATGCCCGTCCCTTCCGGCGCGTATTTCCAGTAACCGGATCCTTCCCGGATCAGCGATAGAGGGTTCTCTGAACCGAATTTCAGCACGGACGTGCTTTCGCCTTTCCCGGTGGTGCGTGCCGCCACGCTTTCCCCCACGCCCTCCACGGCCAGGCCGAAACCGATTCGGGTCGCGTAGCGGAACCGTTGGGGTTCCTCCGGGGAGCTTTTCGGCAAGTAGTGGATTTCCGAGAACCGCAAGTCCCAGAGTTGATGTTGGGACGGGTCTTGGGTGCGCTCCCACAGGACGTCGAACGCGCATTTGATCCGGGTCTCGATATACAGGGGATGGCGTTTCACGGGAATCTTCCCCGAAAGGTATTTAAAAAAGCCCCTGCGGCTTTCCCCGCAGAGGCTTTCGCATCTCCGATGCCGTGGACCGATCCGGTTCAGGCCTTGCGGCGGCGGGCGAGCAAGGGAATGG
The Fibrobacterota bacterium genome window above contains:
- a CDS encoding DoxX-like family protein translates to MKRHPLYIETRIKCAFDVLWERTQDPSQHQLWDLRFSEIHYLPKSSPEEPQRFRYATRIGFGLAVEGVGESVAARTTGKGESTSVLKFGSENPLSLIREGSGYWKYAPEGTGIRFWTGYDYRTRWGFAGAVFDRWVFRPLMVRATAWSFDRLKNWIEKGIHPRQALISQLTVSITSLTLGSVWIYQGLFPKLLFKHTGEFRMLAQAGLFPGHEADALNVLGCAEVFFGAAVLFLQDRRTHWLSLLALPVLGAGALLCDPGSFLRPFNPLTFNLALMALSAVALIHIPAVPKASNCKTRQVP